The genomic stretch TTTTGCCGTCCATTATTAGAAAAGTCTTCTGATGATGCAGATGTTGGCACTGTCGAGTTTCTTCATGCGTGGATTGGCGGTGCAGATAAGCTGATTAAGATGGCTGAACAAGATCTTGAGAAAAACAGAGAGTTGTCTGCCGCGAAAAAATATTATCGTGCTGCCTTATATTATTTAATTGCAGAGCGTATGCAAGAACAAGGGCATCCTGAACGTTTAAAAGTATATAAACGTTATTTAGAGTTAGCTGAGCTATACCGAAAATATAAGAAAGATGATGTTAAACGAGTAGAAATTCCTTATCAAAATAGCCATCTAAGCGCGATTTATGCAAAAGGAAAAACGACAGATGAAAAGCAGGCCATTGTTGTCATGATGAATGGGCTTGATTCTACCAAAGAATTAATGTCCTACAGCCCTTTAGCTGATGAACTCGTAGAGCGTGGAATATCAGTACTTATGGTTGACCAACCAGGTACAGGAGAGGCGATTCGCTTACAAGATCTACGTGCTGTCTATAACTCTGAAATATGGGCTACTCCCATTGTTGACTGGTTATGTGAACAACCGGAAATTGATCAAAATCGAATTGCTGCTTTTGGTATTTCTTTAGGTGGATATTATTGCCCACGAGCTGTTGCTTTTGAACCTCGCTTTTGTTGTGCAGCAATTTGGGGGGCAAATCATGATTGGCGAGCAGTACAACAAGCTCGTCTAAAACGTGAAGGCGAAAACCCGGTTCCTCATTATTGGAAACATGTGGAATGGGTATTTGGGGCTAAAGACCAGAAAGAATTTTTTGAGATAGCAGAGAACATGCACCTTAATGGAGTTCTTGACCGCATTAAAGTGCCTTTCTTAGTGACTCATGGTGAAAAGGATCGCCAGATTCCATTGAAATATGCTTATGAAACTTATGATCAATTAATTAATTCGCCAGATAAAGAGCTATTGGTTATTGATGATGAGATGGGAGGAGTTGAACACAGTTCAATTGATAATCCATTAAATGCTGGTGCGTATATTGCGGATTGGTTGGCAGAACATTTAGGCGGTAGAACCTCAAAGTAAATTGGAGAAACAATATGACAGGGATCGTAGATATTGCCATTATCGGTGGTGGCATAGGTGGCATGTGCGCAGCTATCCAACTTAAGAAGCTTGGAAAAAACGTATCTTTAATTGAAATTAAAGATACGCTTAAACCTATAGGTGCTGGTATTACCTTAAGTGCGGCAACACTCCGAGCACTTAAAGAAATTGGTGTCGTACAAGAGTTATTTAAAGTATCTGGTCAGTTTTCACAATTCGACATGTACACATCAGATGGACATAAGATTGCCGAAGCACCCATTAAGCCAGCAGTTGGTGCGGAAGATTTAGCCGCAAATAGTATTGGAGTGATGCGCACCAAGTTTGCTGAAGTATTGGAAAATAAATTACGTGAGTTAGGCGTAAACGTTATTTTGGGTACAACTGTAGACAAGTTGGAAAATAACAAAGATTCCGTCAAGGTTCTATTTACGAATGGGCGGGAGCAACAATTTGATTTAGTGATCGGAGCTGATGGCATACATTCAAAAATACGCCATCTGGTCTTTCCTGAATTACCTGAAAGTACCTTTACCCACCAAGGGGCATGGCGAATTGTAGTGCCAAAATATTTTAATAACTTTTCAATGCTGATTGGTAAAACGCTTAAGGCTTCTTTTAGTCCTATTAGTGATTCACAAAGCTATATGTGCGTATTAGACCGTCATGAAAGTGATGATTTTATTGAACAGCATCTATGGCCTGAAAAGTTATCTGGTTTATTAGCTGAATTTGGTAGCGTTGTTCAGGAAGTAAAAGCTGATATCGATCAAGGAAAAATTAAAGCAGAAGATATTCTTTATCGTCCATTACACACCTTACTTGTTGAAGAGTCTTGGCATAAAGGTCGTGTTGTTCTATTGGGTGACGCAGTACATTCCACAACTCCGCATCTTGCCTCAGGAGCGGGACTCGCAATTGAAGGTGCCATCCTTTTAAGTGAAGAGTTAGTAAAAGATCAGCCTTTAGAAGACGCTTTAAATCGGTATCAAGTACGGCACTTTGATCGAGCAAAAATGGTTATTAGTGTCTCGACTCGTCTAGGTGAAATTGAGATGAGTAATGGCTCACCTGTTGAGCATCGAGAGTTGGCAACTAAAGCATTTGAAGCATTAACACAGCCGCTTAAGGCTTAAAACTTAAAACTGGCCCGAAGAAGTGCAAGATCTTTGGGCTAAATTTTTGAAAGAATAGAGGTGAAACATGAAGTTTGCCACATTAAAAAATGGAACTCGTGACGGTCAACTAGTTTTTGTAAGCCGTGATCTAAAATTTGCTCGACCTATTCCAGAATTTGCACAAACCATGCTGCAACTATTAGAACAATGGGATGAGTGGGAAAATGAGCTATATGAAGCTTATGAATTATTTAATGACAACCCTGATCAAAATGGATTTGTATTTGATACACAAAAAACTTTAGCGCCCTTACCACGCTGTTATCAGTTTGTAGATGGCTCTGCTTTTTTAAATCATGGCCGAATTATGAAAGAAGCCTACAAAATTAAAAATGAAGAACCGGAAGGGATTCCGATTTTAATACAACGCCAAAGTGATGACTTCCGCTCAGGTGTAGATGATTATGCTTTTCCTTCGACAAGAGATCTGTGCGATTTTGAAGCAGAATTCGCTGTAGCTGTTTCAGATATTCCAATGGGAAGCTCAAAAGACATAATTAAATCTAGCATCAAGTTAGTCATGATTTTAAATGATGTGAGCATGCGAGGTATTTTAAATCGTGAAATAAAAATGGGATTCGGCTTTATTCAAGCAAAAACCGCCACCATTTTTGCCCCAGTCGCCGTTACACCTGATGAGCTTG from Acinetobacter pittii encodes the following:
- a CDS encoding alpha/beta hydrolase family protein; its protein translation is MFVYFPKNYVWSMSTVIAATHGGSIGEIDEFCRPLLEKSSDDADVGTVEFLHAWIGGADKLIKMAEQDLEKNRELSAAKKYYRAALYYLIAERMQEQGHPERLKVYKRYLELAELYRKYKKDDVKRVEIPYQNSHLSAIYAKGKTTDEKQAIVVMMNGLDSTKELMSYSPLADELVERGISVLMVDQPGTGEAIRLQDLRAVYNSEIWATPIVDWLCEQPEIDQNRIAAFGISLGGYYCPRAVAFEPRFCCAAIWGANHDWRAVQQARLKREGENPVPHYWKHVEWVFGAKDQKEFFEIAENMHLNGVLDRIKVPFLVTHGEKDRQIPLKYAYETYDQLINSPDKELLVIDDEMGGVEHSSIDNPLNAGAYIADWLAEHLGGRTSK
- a CDS encoding FAD-dependent oxidoreductase, whose protein sequence is MTGIVDIAIIGGGIGGMCAAIQLKKLGKNVSLIEIKDTLKPIGAGITLSAATLRALKEIGVVQELFKVSGQFSQFDMYTSDGHKIAEAPIKPAVGAEDLAANSIGVMRTKFAEVLENKLRELGVNVILGTTVDKLENNKDSVKVLFTNGREQQFDLVIGADGIHSKIRHLVFPELPESTFTHQGAWRIVVPKYFNNFSMLIGKTLKASFSPISDSQSYMCVLDRHESDDFIEQHLWPEKLSGLLAEFGSVVQEVKADIDQGKIKAEDILYRPLHTLLVEESWHKGRVVLLGDAVHSTTPHLASGAGLAIEGAILLSEELVKDQPLEDALNRYQVRHFDRAKMVISVSTRLGEIEMSNGSPVEHRELATKAFEALTQPLKA
- a CDS encoding fumarylacetoacetate hydrolase family protein, with translation MKFATLKNGTRDGQLVFVSRDLKFARPIPEFAQTMLQLLEQWDEWENELYEAYELFNDNPDQNGFVFDTQKTLAPLPRCYQFVDGSAFLNHGRIMKEAYKIKNEEPEGIPILIQRQSDDFRSGVDDYAFPSTRDLCDFEAEFAVAVSDIPMGSSKDIIKSSIKLVMILNDVSMRGILNREIKMGFGFIQAKTATIFAPVAVTPDELGKAWENEKIALNIEVKRNDQWFGAPNGKEMDYSFSDLISHLVYNRNIKAGTIIGSGTVSNKDAKHTGSACLAEKIALEVIEHGAAKSEFIQFGETIEINVFDKSKKSIFGAIKTKFIPCS